A genomic window from Longimicrobiaceae bacterium includes:
- a CDS encoding MarR family transcriptional regulator, protein MSGRIERELKQTKPVPSVEEEAFLNVLRTANALLQGLSDLLKPSDLTQTQYNVLRILRGAGHDGLTSGEVGARMITRDPDVTRLLDRLEKRGMVERWRCGEDRRVVYTRITPAGRDLIAPLDDAVADLHVAQLGHLGRDRLETLVALLEESREKAAS, encoded by the coding sequence ATGAGCGGCAGGATCGAGCGGGAGTTGAAGCAGACGAAGCCCGTGCCCAGCGTGGAGGAAGAGGCGTTCCTCAACGTCCTGCGCACCGCCAACGCGCTTCTCCAGGGACTGTCCGACCTCCTCAAGCCGTCGGACCTGACGCAGACGCAGTACAACGTGCTGCGCATCCTCCGCGGCGCGGGCCACGACGGCCTCACGTCGGGCGAGGTGGGAGCGCGCATGATCACCCGCGACCCCGACGTGACGCGCCTGCTGGACCGCCTGGAGAAGCGCGGCATGGTGGAGCGATGGCGTTGCGGCGAGGACCGCCGCGTCGTCTACACCCGCATCACCCCCGCCGGCCGCGACCTCATCGCCCCGCTGGACGACGCGGTCGCCGACCTCCACGTCGCGCAGCTCGGCCACCTGGGCCGCGACCGCCTGGAAACCCTCGTCGCCCTCCTCGAAGAATCCCGCGAAAAAGCCGCGAGCTGA